TGAAAAGAGTTTCCTGCTCGGAAAGTGTTCCCTTATCAGCTCCAGAAAAGAAGGATATTTCTTGTCTTCTTCTGTTGTGGAAAGATAGCCTTTCGGTTTGTAAAGCATAAGGTAAACGTTCTTTTTAGGTTTTACACTCTTTCCCTCTACCTCTACCTCTTCTCCCTCTTTTACTCTGTACTCGGCCTGTTTTACGACTTTCCCGCTTACCTTTACTCTTCCCTCTCTTATGAGTTCCTTCGCCTCCTTTCTCGATATGTGGAGGGACTTGGATAAGTACTTATCAAGTCTCACAATTTTTAATATACAATCAAGTTTTATGAGGATTTTTTTACTTTTCCTGTTCTTCGTTCTGTTTACCTTCGGTGTTGAGGGTTACGTAATAGAGGAGATAAACGGGAGCACGGGTCTTCGCATACACAAGGAGATAAAGAGAAAGGTTTACATAACGGAAGACGCCTTGATAACGGAGACGGAAAAGGAATTCATGGTTCAGAAAATAGAAAACGGCCTTCCGAGAATATACAGAGTCATAAAGAGCTCAAAATCCTACATGGACTTTTCAAAGATGACGCCTCTTTTCCTTGTGAGTCTGCCTTTTCTTGACTGCAAGCAAAGGGTTTGCGTGGTAAACAGGGGTGCTTTCAGACCTACAAACGAATACAAAAAGATAAGGGGCTTTAAAGCGAGGAAAGTCGTGGTAGAGTCCCACGCTCTGGGGAAGAAAACGACACTTATTCAGTGGTACACGAAAGAATGGAAAGAACTCGTTGAGGCAAACAGACTTGAGGATAAATTTTACGTAAACTTCATAAGGGCGATTATGAAAGAGAAAAACTTAAGCGAAGCGAACATTCCCTTAAAAGAAATACAAAACTTCCTGAAGGAGATAAACGAAAAGTTCGGTGGGGTGGTAAGGACGCAGCAGCAAATGCCCTTATTTAACACTTATTCCGAAGTTATATCCGTTAAAAAGACTGAAATTCCAGATTACATATACAAACTACCGGAGGGCTACACTAAGATAAAGTAAGATGGAATACCTTCGGGTTTATCAGAAGAGGGAGAGGGTTTTCAAAAGAAGGGTCATACTCTTCGTGATTTTAAGTTTTTTAGCGGTATTACTCCTTTTAGGAAGGATTTTATATATAAACCTTTTTAAGGAAGATGCACTGAAAGGAGCCGTAAAAGACGCAGAAGTAGTTCAGATCCAGACCTACCGCGGGAGCATAAAAACCTCTGACGGAAAGATCCTTGCACTCAGTTATCCCGTCGCTTACGTCTACGCCAGCAAGTTCTATCGCTTTCGGGATACGGTAAAGAGGGAGAAATTCATTAAGGAATTATCAAAATTACTGGGTGTTAGAGAAAGTGTTTTAAGAAAAAGGATAAAGGAAAACGAGAGTAAGACCTTTTTTGAGTTAATAACCTTTCCCGTTCATTTGAAAGACGAAGTCAGAAAGCTCATAAAGAGTATAGATTACGACGAAGAGAGTAAAGAGTTCACAAAACCTTACCTCAGTTCCTTTGTGGGAGTGGATGAGCGTTATAAGAGGTACTATCCACACGGGAATTTTGCCTCAAACCTCCTGGGCTTTGTAACGGAAAAGGGCTACGCCGCGGAGGGTATAGAGAGGCTGTTTGACGAGTACCTGAGGGGAGGAGAAGAACCGATAAAGTATTTAGTCTATAAGAATAAAGGAATAACGGTTGTGGAGTCTTTAGGAACGCAGATATACACACCGAAGGACTTAACCCTCTCCATAGACTTCAGAGTTCAAGCACTTCTGGAAGAGGTTAAGAAAAGAATCGTAAAGAAGTGGAGACCTAAAAAAGTAGTCCTCATAGTTATGGAAACTTCTACGGGAAAGGTTAGAGGCTACACGACCTATCCCGACTACGATCCAAATAAATACGAACGCTACCCTTACTGGAGGATAAGGAATTTCGGAGTGACGGACAGGTTTGAAGTGGGTTCCGTATTCAAGCCCTTTTTAGTAGCGTTCGCTCTGGATAGGAGAAAGATAAGGAAAGACACTCTTATAAACATAAACTACGGGAAGATAAAGGTTCATAAGAAGTACGTGAGGGACGTTACACCTTACTTGTGGAAAAAAGAGTACATAACTCCTAGGGAACTCTTAGTCCACTCCTCTAACGTGGGAGCTATAAGAGTTGGTCTTATGCTAAAGCCGGAAGAGTATTACGAACTATTTAAAACCTTTAAACTTTTACGTTCTCCCGGAGTTTTAGAAGGGGAAGTTAAACCCTCTATTTCTGATCTGAAGTATAAAGTAAACAGGGCTTACGCTTCGATAGGACAGGGTGTGGCTTTTAACCCCCTTCATTTGATAACTTCCTTCAACGCTCTCGTAAACGGAAAGTACGTAAAGCCTTCCTTCGTGGAAGAAGAGAAAACGGAAGCAGAAAAAATTCAAATAAAACCCTCAACCGTAAAGTGGATCAGGGACGTGCTCATAGAAGTCGTTGAGAAGGGAACAGGAAAAAGGGCTAAGAGCGAGTATTACTTTGCGGGAGGAAAGACTGGAACAGCTCAGAAGTACGATTCAGCTCTTAAGACGTACTCTAAGGAAAAGCTCGTAACTTACTTCCTCGGATTCTTTCCTTCAGAGCCGAAGTTTACGGTTCTCATCCTAGTTGACGAGCCCAAGGGAAAAAACCTTTACGGCGGTACTGTAGCTGCTCCATATTTCAAAGAGATTATAGAAAAAATCGGAGTTATTTACGGAGTGAAGCGGGATAGAACGTAGTCGGCGAGTCCAGTTCTGATATCTTTTGGTAGTTCAACATCTTGAATTCTGGGAACTTTGTAAGGTTTTATCCCCGTCATTTCTTCTATTATTTGAGGGTTTGTTCTCTCCGAGACGTCCTCACCCGTAAAGCCGTTCAGGATTATTCCGATGACCTCAAGCCCTGTGGCTTTTGCATAGTACCACGTCAGGAAGGTGTGATTTATCGTTCCGAGTCCTGCTCTACCGACAATTAGAACTTTCAGTTTCCAGTCCCTTGCAAGATTTGCGTAAGTGTAATTTTTCTTTATCGGAACCGCTATACCGCCCGCTCCTTCAACGAGGAGAAATTTGTACTTTTTGGAGAGTTCTTCGTAATGCTTTCCTAATTCTTCCAATGCAAAGTCCCTGCCTTCCTCGAGGGTAGCCGCATAGGGAGCTAAGGGAAGGGAAAAGCGAACGGGAACAATCTCGTTAACACTCTGTCCCGTTGCCTTTGAAAGGAGTGAGCCGTCTTCCGGAACTTCCCTTACGTAAGTCTCTACCGGCTTGAGACACCCGACTTTGTAACCTCTTTCCTTTAACTCCTTTGCAAGGTTGTAAGTTATAAAGGTCTTTCCTACTCCCGTGTCCGTTCCGGTGATAAGGAGTCTCATACCTTACCCATCAGCATCAGCATTCTCAGGGTTTCCTGGTAAGCCCTCTTTATGGATTCTGCTGCCTTTTTGACGTCCGCAAACCCGAGAATTCCTGAGGAAACCGCTATATTTCTGCACCCTGCTCTTACCACTTCAGGAACTCTGTACGGCATTATTCCGCCTATGCAAACTATGGGTTTCTGGGAGATCTTCACGGCTTCCTTCAGGGCTTCTACACCCACGAGTTTGTAGTTTTCCTTCGTAGACGTGTGGTATATGGAACCAAAACCTATGTAGTCTACGGGAAGTTCCTGCGCCCTCTTGACCTCTTCAAGACTGTTTGCGGTGTATCCTATGTACATCTTATCTCCCACTATTTTCCTTACCACTTCGGGGGGAAGGTCGTCTTTCCCTATGTGGACGCCGTCCGCCTCTACCGCGAGTGCCAAGTCTACCCTGTCGTTTACCACGAGGTCCGCGTTGTACTTTCTGGTGAGCTCTCTGAGTTTTACGAGTTCCTCGTACATCTGTCTCGTGGTTTTGTTTTCAAACCTGTACTGAACTGCGGTAACACCGCCCTGAAGTGCTTGCTCTATAGTATTGAAAAGGTCTCTGTCCTTGAAGTACTTGTCGTCAGTAATCAGGTATATGGTTAAGTTCATTGGCTACCTCCAGAAATTTTTCAGTGATTTAAATATATCACTTAAAGGCTTCAACGAGTTCTTTAGCACCTTCCAGAGTCTTTTCACTCTTCATACCCATCAGTCTCGCAACCTCTTCTACTTTTTCCTCTTCCGAGAGTTCCCTCACTACTATGTATGGTATATCTCCGAGGAACTTCTTTTCGGTTTTGAAGTTCTTGTCTCCCGCTGCACAAAGGGGTGCGGAGTGGGTTATGACTATCACTTGCATCTTTTTAGAGAGTTCCTTTAAGAATTTAGCTACTTTAAAGGAAGTCTCACCGCTTATCCCGGCGTCCACCTCGTCAAAAACGTAAGTCTCGCTCGCGGGAAGGATTAAGGAAAGTGCAAGGAAAAGACGCGAAAGTTCGCCGCCGGAGGCAACCTCTTCAAGAGGTTTAAAGTCCTTTCCGTAGGAGGAGAACAAAAACTCTATTTTGTCCTTTCCGTACTTCGTGGGTTCACTCTCTTTAATTTCCACTTTGAGCTTTGCCCTCTCTAAGTTTAATTCTTTCAGTATTTCCTCAATCCTTTCCTCAAGGTCCTCCGCTTTTTTCCTTCTATCTCTTGAAACTTCTTCCGCGAGCTTGTCATACTCCTCCCTTAACTTTTCTACTTCTTCCCTTAACTCCTCCTCCTTGAAATCCACAGAATTCAAGTTTGATAATTCTTCTTTGATTTCCTCAACTTCTTTTAAGATTTCTGGAAATGATTTTTTGTACTTCTCTTCAAGTCTCTGGATTCTGAAGAGTTTTTCGTTAATTTCGTTTACTTCTTCCTCAGAGATTTCAGGCATTTCCTCCTTCAGGGAGTTGTAGAGTTCGTAAACTTCCTCTTCAAGGTTTGCTATTTTTTCTATCAATTCCGAAAATTTACCTGAATAACTTTCTACCTTTGCGAGATTTTTCCTGATTTCTCCGAGAATTTCGTAAACGGAGTTTTCACCCTCGAGGAGTTTATATAGACTTTCTCCTACCGCCTTTTTGACTTTTTCGAGGTTGTTTATTAAATTCGCTTTATTCTTCAGCTCTTCGTACTCTTCAGAGCTTATTCCTATCTCTTCAACCTCCCTTACTCTGAACTCAAGGTAGTCCTTTTTCTGGATTAATTCCTCTTTTTTCCTCAAAAACTCGAAGAGTTCCTGTTCCTTTTTCCTCAGTGAGTTGTAAACTTTTTCAAGTTCTTTTACTTTATCGTTCAAGTTTGCAAAGGTGTCAAGGAGTTTCCTCTGGAAGTCTTCCCTGAATAGGTTTATAAACTCGTTCTGTCCCTGAAGGGAAATCTTTCCTTCTAAGAGTTCCAGAACCGTGCTCTTTGAAGCTCCCTTTCCGTTGACGTAGTACCTGCTCCTTCCCTTCTTTACCTCTCTTCTTAGGATTATTTCTTCTTCACCGAGAAGTTCAAGCTCTACCGCAGTTCCCTCGGGGTAATCGCCTTGTTTTCCCATGAGGAACTCTATTGCGGATATGGTCATGGACTTTCCTGTTCCCGTTTCTCCTGTTATGACATTGAGCCCCCTTTCAAACTCCACTTCCACGTCTCTGATAAAGAAGAAGTTCTGGATGTAGAGCCTTCCGAGCATGGTGTTTGAGAGCCGGCGGTGGGATTCGAACCCACGACCTCAGGCTTACGAAGCCCGCGCTCTACCGCTGAGCTACGCCGGCTGAGTATATTAATTTAAACATTCATAATTTCCTTTTCAACACCTGAAAAATTCGGGAAATAATTTAAAGTATTAAATTATTGTGAGACACAATTTATTGTTAAAACTCCTCGCTCTTTGGGGAGTATCCCTTACGATCCTACTCGTATTCGCCCTTATCTTTATAAGAAAGTCCACCTTGAAACCTGCAAAAGACAGGGCTTTAACCACGGCACAACTCGTGAGGGATGCCCTCACCACTCTTATGGTTTCAAACGCTATGGACAAAAGGGAAATTTTCTTAGAGGAAATTAAAAAGGTTCAAGGACTCAAAGAAATTCGCGTAATAAGGGGGGAGGCTGTAGTAAAGCAGTACGGTCCGGGACTTTACTCGGAAAGACCAAAAGATCCTCTGGAAAAGGAAGTTCTCGCCACGGGCAAGGTAAAGGAGGAAATTCTGGAGGATATTAACAGAGTTTTGTACAGGGTTATAATACCTTACAAGGCGGAGCCTTCACCCATTTTAAACTGTATGCAGTGCCACAAAGTAAAGCCCGGAGAGGTTCTCGGAGCTGTCTCCATTACGATGGATCTAACTCCTTACAGGAATTTCGGCTTTTTCATTTTCTTCAGTCTCGGTGCTATAGCCCTCACGGTGGCTTTCATTACTTTCCTTATCGTTTACGGAAACATCAAGAACGTCAGCACATTTATAGACGAACTGGACAAAGTCTTTTCGGCTTTTGAAAAGGGGATATTCTACGAAAGGCTCAGTTTGGAAACCTTAAAAGGTGAGATAAAAGATTTCGGAAAGAAGATTAATAAAGTACTGGACATACTTGACAACGCCTTTAAGGATATAAGGGAAAAGGTTTACGCACTCCTTGGATACTCAATCATGGAAACGGAAAACGAACTGAGGGACACCGAGAAAGTAATAGACGAGCTCGTGAGGATTTCTCAGTTCAAGAGAACGATAGAACTGGACAACTCCCTTGAAGAGGTTTACAAGAGGCTTGAGAGCGTTCTTTCTAACTACATGAGTCTAGATAAGTTCTCTATATACGAAGTGACCGACGACAACAGGATTAAAAAGGTTGCCGTACACGGAAGAGAACTCTGGTGTTCGGAAATCATACTGAAAGACGCAAACGAGTGCAGGGCAAAGAGAACGGGGCAGGACGTGGACTCAGAAGAGTTCGAGTGTGTATGTCCAAACTTTGCGTACTGCGCTAACGAAAACTCCAATAAAAAGTACTGTTACTACTGCATACCTGTTAACGTAGGAGGAAAAATAGGAAACGTGGTTCAATTGGTTTATGAAAGGGAATTGAAGGACTTCGTGAAGCTCCTCATTCCTTACATAAAAGGGTACTTAAGGGAAGCGACTCCCGTTATAGAGTCCAAGAAATTAATGGAAAAGCTCAAGATGCAGTCTTACATAGACGGGCTTACCGGGGCTTTTAACAGGCGCTTTCTGGAAGAAATAGCGGACAAAATAGTGGCTCAAACTCTGAGGAGAAACTCAAACCTCGGCATACTTATGATAGACGTTGATTTCTTTAAGCAGGTGAACGACACATACGGACACGACGCGGGTGATGAGGTCCTGAGACAAATAGCAAGGGTAATAAAGGATAACATCAGGAAGGCGGATTACTTGATAAGGTACGGAGGAGAAGAATTTTTGGTTCTCCTTACAGATGTAAAGGAAGGTTACGCTGAGAAGGTAGCAGAGAAGCTCAGGAAAATAATTGAAGAAACGCCGATAACACTTCCCAACTGTCAGACTATCAGGAAAACAGTAAGCATAGGGATATCCGAATTTCCAAAAGATTGCGAAGGAAAGTTCTGGAAGTGTGTTAAATTTGCAGACGTTGCCCTCTACAAGGCTAAGGAAGAGGGGAGGAACAGGGTGGTCCGCTTCAAGCCCGAAATGTGGCAGGAGAAGGAGTATTAAAATAATCCCGATGCTATCCGAAGAAAGGGTAAAGGAACTTCTTAAAAAACTCAAAGATTTAAAAATCCTCGTGGTGGGAGACGTAATCCTTGACACCTACCTTTACGGGAATGTGGAGAGGATTTCGCCCGAAGCTCCCGTTCCCGTTTTGGAAGTAGAAGGGGAAGAGTTCAGACTGGGAGGAGCCGGAAACGTAGCGAAAAACTTATCTTCTTTAGGCGTGGAGACTTACCTTTGCGGTGTAGTAGGAAAGGACGAAGCGGGGAAAAGATTAAGGGAATTAATAGAGGGAAATTCCATAAGGAGTTTTTTAATTGAGGACGAGAGACCAACGACCAAGAAAACTAGGGTGGTATCGAGAAACCAGCAACTTCTTAGAATTGATTGGGAAGACAGGAGCTACATTTCCGGAAAAGCCCTTGAGAAAATTCTGGACGTTATAAAGAACTTGCAGGTTGACGGGATAATCGTTTCAGACTACGCCAAGGGCGTTATCACGGAAGAGGTAATAAAGACTATCAGAGAGAAAGGCGTTTTTTACTCAGTGGACCCGAGACCAAAGCACAGGGAACTCTACAGAAAAGCATATCTTATGACACCCAACGAAAAGGAATTGAGAGAAATGTCAAAATTTGAAGGAAGTGTTGAAGAACTCGGTAAAAAATTAAAAGAGGAGCTGGAACTTGAAACGCTTATAGTTACCCGCGGGGAAAAAGGGATGAGTTTATTTACGGAGAAAGGAGTTAAGCACTTTCCAGCTAGGGCGAGAAAGGTTTACGATGTCACGGGAGCAGGGGACACGGTAATTGCAAGCATAACAGCCTTTAAACTCGCGGGGGCTACATGGGAGGAGTGTTGTGAACTCGGAAACGTGTGCGGCGGTATAGTGGTGGGTGAGTTTGGAACGGCAACCGTCACACCGGAAAAACTCCTGAAAGCCGTAAAACTAAATTCTTAATTATGTTCAAAAACTTAATCTGGCTCAAAGAAGTAGACTCCACACAGGAAAGATTAAAGGAGTGGAACGTAAGCTACGGCACAGCTCTCGTTGCGGACAGACAGACGAAGGGAAGGGGAAGGCTCGGAAGGAAGTGGCTCTCTCAGGAAGGAGGACTTTACTTCAGTTTCCTTTTAAACCCTAAAGAATTTGAAAACCTCCTCCAGCTTCCCTTAGTCCTCGGACTTTCGGTTTCTGAAGCTTTAGAAGAAATTACGGAAATACCCTTTTCACTCAAGTGGCCAAACGACGTTTACTTTCAGGAAAAGAAAGTATCGGGTGTTCTGTGTGAACTTTCAAAGGATAAATTAATCGTCGGGATAGGTATAAACGTAAACCAGAGAGAAATTCCGGAGGAAATAAAAGACAGGGCTACCACCCTTTATGAGATTACTGGAAAAGATTGGGACAGAAAGGAAGTCCTCTTAAAAGTTTTGAAAAGAATAAGCGAAAACTTAAAAAAGTTCAAAGAAAAGAGCTTTAAGGAATTCAAAGGAAAAATTGAAAGTAAAATGCTCTACCTCGGAGAAGAAGTGAAGCTCCTCGGTGAGGGGAAGATTACGGGAAAGCTCGTAGGACTTTCCGAAAAGGGAGGAGCTTTAATACTTACGGAGGAAGGAATTAAGGAAATCCTATCGGGAGAGTTCAGCCTCAGAAGGTCTTGAGATTTTTAATTCCATCAGAAGGGCGTTCTCACCGTCCGAATAGTATCCCTTCCTCTCGGTAACAACTTTAAAACCGAGTTTTTTGTAAAGGTTTATCGCTCTGAGGTTTGACTTTCTCACGTCCAAAACCACCCTTTTCACCTTATCACCTAGCCTGCTTATTGCTTCCCTCAGTAGCTTCTCTCCGTAGCCCTTTCCCCTGTATCCCGGAGCGATTGCAAAGGTCATTATCGTTGCCTCTTCCTTTACGACCCAGAAAATTACGTAGCCCACCACTTTTCCGTCCTCTTCCAAAACGAAGCGTCTGGAAAACTTATTCTCAAAGTCCTTTTCAAAGGAGAACCTGCTCCAGGCGTCCGTTGTAAAGCTCTCCCTGTTTATCTCGTAAACCCTCTCCACATCCTCCCTTTCCATTTCCCTGACTTTTAACATTAAGATTTATTTTATGCTCGGAATAATAGGCGGAAGCGGACTCTACAACCTCCCCGGCATAAAGGTAAAAGAAGAGGTTCAGGTAAAAACTCCCTTCGGAGAGCCTTCCTCTCCCGTGGTAATAGCGGAGGTAGAAGGAAAAAAAGTAGCCTTTTTAGCGAGACACGGAAGGGGGCATGAATACCCCCCTCACCTAGTCCCTTACAGGGCGAATTTATGGGCTTTGAGGGAAGTAGGTGTTAAGAGAGTTCTCGGAATCAGTGCGGTCGGCGGTATAAACGAACTCTTGATGCCCGGAGATTTTGTGGTAATCCACGACTACCTTGACTTTACGAAGACCAGAAGGTCTACCTATTACGAAGGGAAGTTTTCCGTTAAGGTGGAGGGAGAAGACAAGGTGGCTAAGCTCTTGCGGGAAGGGAAGGTGGTTCACGTGGAC
The genomic region above belongs to Aquifex aeolicus VF5 and contains:
- a CDS encoding peptidoglycan D,D-transpeptidase FtsI family protein — encoded protein: MEYLRVYQKRERVFKRRVILFVILSFLAVLLLLGRILYINLFKEDALKGAVKDAEVVQIQTYRGSIKTSDGKILALSYPVAYVYASKFYRFRDTVKREKFIKELSKLLGVRESVLRKRIKENESKTFFELITFPVHLKDEVRKLIKSIDYDEESKEFTKPYLSSFVGVDERYKRYYPHGNFASNLLGFVTEKGYAAEGIERLFDEYLRGGEEPIKYLVYKNKGITVVESLGTQIYTPKDLTLSIDFRVQALLEEVKKRIVKKWRPKKVVLIVMETSTGKVRGYTTYPDYDPNKYERYPYWRIRNFGVTDRFEVGSVFKPFLVAFALDRRKIRKDTLININYGKIKVHKKYVRDVTPYLWKKEYITPRELLVHSSNVGAIRVGLMLKPEEYYELFKTFKLLRSPGVLEGEVKPSISDLKYKVNRAYASIGQGVAFNPLHLITSFNALVNGKYVKPSFVEEEKTEAEKIQIKPSTVKWIRDVLIEVVEKGTGKRAKSEYYFAGGKTGTAQKYDSALKTYSKEKLVTYFLGFFPSEPKFTVLILVDEPKGKNLYGGTVAAPYFKEIIEKIGVIYGVKRDRT
- the bioD gene encoding dethiobiotin synthase; this translates as MRLLITGTDTGVGKTFITYNLAKELKERGYKVGCLKPVETYVREVPEDGSLLSKATGQSVNEIVPVRFSLPLAPYAATLEEGRDFALEELGKHYEELSKKYKFLLVEGAGGIAVPIKKNYTYANLARDWKLKVLIVGRAGLGTINHTFLTWYYAKATGLEVIGIILNGFTGEDVSERTNPQIIEEMTGIKPYKVPRIQDVELPKDIRTGLADYVLSRFTP
- the thiE gene encoding thiamine phosphate synthase, producing MNLTIYLITDDKYFKDRDLFNTIEQALQGGVTAVQYRFENKTTRQMYEELVKLRELTRKYNADLVVNDRVDLALAVEADGVHIGKDDLPPEVVRKIVGDKMYIGYTANSLEEVKRAQELPVDYIGFGSIYHTSTKENYKLVGVEALKEAVKISQKPIVCIGGIMPYRVPEVVRAGCRNIAVSSGILGFADVKKAAESIKRAYQETLRMLMLMGKV
- the recN gene encoding DNA repair protein RecN, whose protein sequence is MLGRLYIQNFFFIRDVEVEFERGLNVITGETGTGKSMTISAIEFLMGKQGDYPEGTAVELELLGEEEIILRREVKKGRSRYYVNGKGASKSTVLELLEGKISLQGQNEFINLFREDFQRKLLDTFANLNDKVKELEKVYNSLRKKEQELFEFLRKKEELIQKKDYLEFRVREVEEIGISSEEYEELKNKANLINNLEKVKKAVGESLYKLLEGENSVYEILGEIRKNLAKVESYSGKFSELIEKIANLEEEVYELYNSLKEEMPEISEEEVNEINEKLFRIQRLEEKYKKSFPEILKEVEEIKEELSNLNSVDFKEEELREEVEKLREEYDKLAEEVSRDRRKKAEDLEERIEEILKELNLERAKLKVEIKESEPTKYGKDKIEFLFSSYGKDFKPLEEVASGGELSRLFLALSLILPASETYVFDEVDAGISGETSFKVAKFLKELSKKMQVIVITHSAPLCAAGDKNFKTEKKFLGDIPYIVVRELSEEEKVEEVARLMGMKSEKTLEGAKELVEAFK
- a CDS encoding GGDEF domain-containing protein, whose amino-acid sequence is MRHNLLLKLLALWGVSLTILLVFALIFIRKSTLKPAKDRALTTAQLVRDALTTLMVSNAMDKREIFLEEIKKVQGLKEIRVIRGEAVVKQYGPGLYSERPKDPLEKEVLATGKVKEEILEDINRVLYRVIIPYKAEPSPILNCMQCHKVKPGEVLGAVSITMDLTPYRNFGFFIFFSLGAIALTVAFITFLIVYGNIKNVSTFIDELDKVFSAFEKGIFYERLSLETLKGEIKDFGKKINKVLDILDNAFKDIREKVYALLGYSIMETENELRDTEKVIDELVRISQFKRTIELDNSLEEVYKRLESVLSNYMSLDKFSIYEVTDDNRIKKVAVHGRELWCSEIILKDANECRAKRTGQDVDSEEFECVCPNFAYCANENSNKKYCYYCIPVNVGGKIGNVVQLVYERELKDFVKLLIPYIKGYLREATPVIESKKLMEKLKMQSYIDGLTGAFNRRFLEEIADKIVAQTLRRNSNLGILMIDVDFFKQVNDTYGHDAGDEVLRQIARVIKDNIRKADYLIRYGGEEFLVLLTDVKEGYAEKVAEKLRKIIEETPITLPNCQTIRKTVSIGISEFPKDCEGKFWKCVKFADVALYKAKEEGRNRVVRFKPEMWQEKEY
- the rfaE1 gene encoding D-glycero-beta-D-manno-heptose-7-phosphate kinase, which gives rise to MLSEERVKELLKKLKDLKILVVGDVILDTYLYGNVERISPEAPVPVLEVEGEEFRLGGAGNVAKNLSSLGVETYLCGVVGKDEAGKRLRELIEGNSIRSFLIEDERPTTKKTRVVSRNQQLLRIDWEDRSYISGKALEKILDVIKNLQVDGIIVSDYAKGVITEEVIKTIREKGVFYSVDPRPKHRELYRKAYLMTPNEKELREMSKFEGSVEELGKKLKEELELETLIVTRGEKGMSLFTEKGVKHFPARARKVYDVTGAGDTVIASITAFKLAGATWEECCELGNVCGGIVVGEFGTATVTPEKLLKAVKLNS
- a CDS encoding biotin--[acetyl-CoA-carboxylase] ligase; the protein is MFKNLIWLKEVDSTQERLKEWNVSYGTALVADRQTKGRGRLGRKWLSQEGGLYFSFLLNPKEFENLLQLPLVLGLSVSEALEEITEIPFSLKWPNDVYFQEKKVSGVLCELSKDKLIVGIGINVNQREIPEEIKDRATTLYEITGKDWDRKEVLLKVLKRISENLKKFKEKSFKEFKGKIESKMLYLGEEVKLLGEGKITGKLVGLSEKGGALILTEEGIKEILSGEFSLRRS
- the rimI gene encoding ribosomal protein S18-alanine N-acetyltransferase, with the protein product MLKVREMEREDVERVYEINRESFTTDAWSRFSFEKDFENKFSRRFVLEEDGKVVGYVIFWVVKEEATIMTFAIAPGYRGKGYGEKLLREAISRLGDKVKRVVLDVRKSNLRAINLYKKLGFKVVTERKGYYSDGENALLMELKISRPSEAELSR
- the mtnP gene encoding S-methyl-5'-thioadenosine phosphorylase, coding for MLGIIGGSGLYNLPGIKVKEEVQVKTPFGEPSSPVVIAEVEGKKVAFLARHGRGHEYPPHLVPYRANLWALREVGVKRVLGISAVGGINELLMPGDFVVIHDYLDFTKTRRSTYYEGKFSVKVEGEDKVAKLLREGKVVHVDMSEAYCPEMRKVLIQILKEKNFRFHPKGVYACTEGPRFETPSEIKMLKLLGADVVGMTGYPEVALARELTMCYASLCVVANPAAGIAGYRLTSNEVIQLMKRKEEEIKEVVLKFIKELPEIRSCDCEKSLEGAEV